Proteins found in one Oreochromis niloticus isolate F11D_XX linkage group LG22, O_niloticus_UMD_NMBU, whole genome shotgun sequence genomic segment:
- the ddah2 gene encoding N(G),N(G)-dimethylarginine dimethylaminohydrolase 2 encodes MANMCPYGHFTHAVVRGIPETFGKKAGDSQENGEVSVDLAKAQRQFGCLTGALRQKVGLQLIEIPPDPELPESWKIEDVAVIHGDTALITRPFKQQRQSEVEAVRRVMSELNLTVVEMDREQGDSVGATLEGSDILFTGREFFVGISSHTNRRGAEVLADTFRDFAVSTVPVCDGARLKNICSMGGPNTIIFSNSDGAKKTLRMMEQLTDHHYDVLTVPEESAANCIYIKGPSKRDFLLHRPADECPDSVSAFQKLQDYTLLPTACSEASKLGASLSSLCLLVNRKHTYF; translated from the exons ATGGCAAACATGTGCCCTTATGGCCATTTCACGCACGCTGTGGTGAGGGGCATTCCAGAGACCTTTGGAAAGAAAGCAGGGGACAGCCAGGAGAACGGGGAGGTTTCGGTGGACCTGGCCAAAGCTCAGCGTCAGTTCGGTTGCCTGACTGGAGCGTTGAGGCAGAAGGTGGGCCTGCAGCTGATCGAGATCCCCCCTGACCCCGAGCTGCCAGAAAGCTGGAAGATAGAGGATGTGGCTGTCATCCACGGAGACACGGCGCTCATCACCAGGCCCTTCAAACAGCAGAGACAAAGCGAG GTGGAGGCGGTGAGGAGGGTGATGTCGGAGCTCAACCTGACTGTGGTGGAGATGGACAGAGAGCAGGGCGATTCTGTAGGGGCCACACTGGAGGGCAGCGACATCCTCTTCACGGGAAGGGAGTTCTTTGTCGGCATCTCCTCCCACACCAACCGCAGAGGGGCGGAGGTGCTGGCAGACACCTTCAGG GACTTTGCAGTGTCGACTGTCCCCGTCTGTGATGGAGCCCGACTGAAAAACATCTGCTCCATGGGAGGCCCAAACACCATCATCTTCAGCAACAGTGATGGGGCCAAGAAAACACTccgg ATGATGGAACAGCTGACGGATCACCACTACGATGTGCTCACCGTCCCAGAGGAGTCCGCAGCAAACTGCATTTACATCAAAGGTCCGTCCAAACGGGACTTCCTGCTGCACCGACCAGCAGACGAATGCCCTGACAGCGTTTCT GCCTTCCAGAAGCTGCAGGACTACACCCTCCTGCCGACAGCCTGCAGCGAGGCCTCCAAGCTGGGAGCGTCTCTGTCCTCGCTCTGCCTCCTTGTCAACAGAAAGCATACGTATTTCTGA